One genomic segment of Carassius auratus strain Wakin chromosome 29, ASM336829v1, whole genome shotgun sequence includes these proteins:
- the cdkn1ba gene encoding cyclin-dependent kinase inhibitor 1Ba, giving the protein MCKMSKVRVSNGSPTLERVDARQADHAKPQVCRNLFGSVDRQEYARDVKEQMLEMEKASKEKWNYDFAKNEPLAPGDYEWQEVDAKEVPEFYIRPPHAKRDNVTSTGTVDHNGNHDYLLTTSGQGDSDNAEHASRSDCRTALTTPRKRPSTEDQDPPCQSKRANVQATEAHCCPETSLHAPSKSDTKT; this is encoded by the exons ATGTGCAAAATGTCAAAAGTGCGCGTTTCCAATGGAAGCCCGACGCTGGAGAGGGTGGACGCGAGGCAGGCGGATCACGCCAAACCGCAGGTCTGCAGAAACCTCTTCGGCTCCGTGGATCGCCAAGAGTACGCGAGGGACGTCAAGGAGCAAATGCTGGAGATGGAGAAAGCGTCCAAAGAAAAATGGAATTACGACTTCGCCAAAAACGAACCGCTCGCGCCTGGCGACTACGAGTGGCAGGAGGTGGACGCGAAAGAGGTACCGGAGTTCTACATCAGACCGCCTCACGCAAAACGGGATAACGTTACCTCGACCGGGACTGTGGATCATAACGGGAACCACGACTATTTGTTGACAACGAGTGGACAGGGGGACTCTGACAACGCGGAGCACGCAAGTCGCTCGGATTGCCGAACGGCGCTAACCACACCGAGAAAAAGACCGTCGACAGAGGATCAGG ATCCTCCTTGCCAAAGCAAAAGAGCCAACGTCCAAGCGACCGAGGCGCACTGCTGTCCAGAGACGAGTTTGCACGCGCCCAGCAAGTCGGATACCAAAACGTAA